Proteins from a single region of Desulfobacter postgatei 2ac9:
- a CDS encoding thiamine pyrophosphate-dependent enzyme, whose translation MITSKDYDCNYENKWCPGCGNFQILAAMKEAFAQQQIPPEKLTLISGIGQAGKTPHFLKCNMFHGLHGRALPLATGTKIANNDLTVVVSCGDGDCYGEGGNHFLAAIRRNLDMTLLVHNNQIYGLTKGQASPTSSLGMVTKLQNNGTPSSQFSALAIALAAGAGFVARGLSGEPEHLTELIVKAMNYKGFALVDILQPCVSFNKINTLSWYKERAYKLDDTDHDPQDLAKAFQLAREWENSLPLGVLYESAGTPFHERVPNLKVQSLASHRYDGKVMADTLLKNL comes from the coding sequence ATGATTACGTCAAAAGACTACGATTGCAATTACGAAAATAAATGGTGCCCCGGATGTGGCAATTTCCAGATTCTTGCCGCCATGAAAGAGGCCTTTGCCCAGCAACAGATTCCGCCTGAAAAACTCACATTGATCTCCGGTATCGGCCAGGCCGGAAAAACACCCCATTTTCTTAAATGCAACATGTTTCATGGGCTTCACGGCAGGGCGCTGCCCCTGGCAACCGGGACAAAGATTGCCAATAATGATCTTACGGTGGTGGTCAGCTGTGGGGACGGCGACTGTTATGGGGAGGGCGGAAACCACTTTCTTGCGGCCATCAGGCGAAATCTGGACATGACGCTTCTGGTGCACAACAACCAGATTTACGGGTTGACCAAGGGGCAGGCGTCTCCGACATCAAGTCTGGGGATGGTTACAAAACTGCAGAACAACGGAACCCCCTCATCTCAATTTTCCGCCCTGGCCATTGCCCTGGCCGCCGGAGCGGGGTTTGTGGCACGGGGGTTGTCCGGTGAACCCGAACACTTGACGGAACTGATCGTCAAAGCCATGAATTACAAAGGCTTTGCTTTGGTGGATATTTTACAGCCATGTGTCTCTTTCAATAAAATAAACACCCTGAGCTGGTATAAAGAACGGGCGTACAAATTGGACGATACGGACCATGATCCCCAGGATCTTGCAAAGGCATTTCAGCTGGCCCGGGAGTGGGAAAACAGCCTTCCTTTAGGCGTGTTGTATGAGTCTGCCGGTACACCATTCCACGAACGGGTTCCCAATCTTAAGGTCCAATCCCTTGCCTCACATAGATATGACGGCAAGGTGATGGCAGATACGCTTTTAAAAAACCTATAG
- a CDS encoding NAD-dependent epimerase has translation MNILITGAAGFIGSALALRLLNDGHRVWGIDNLNDYYDVNLKKNRLARLSGYRDFTFILLDLADRPNMAKLFEENAFDCVVNLAAQAGVRYSLKNPASYVDSNLVGFGNILEGCRHGGVKHLVFASSSSVYGLNTHMPFSVRHNVDHPVSLYAASKKANELMAHSYSYLYNLPVTGLRFFTVYGPWGRPDMALFLFTKAILAGEPIKVFNNGEMQRDFTYIDDIVEGVVRVMHNIPGPDPAWSGKSPVPSRSCVPYRIYNIGNNEPVPLMDFVHAIEDALGKKAKIDYLPMQAGDVPATWADVDDLIADTGFKPETSVKQGIRNFVEWYKEYYA, from the coding sequence ATGAACATATTGATCACCGGTGCAGCCGGGTTTATCGGATCTGCGCTTGCTTTGCGGCTGTTGAATGACGGTCATCGTGTATGGGGGATTGATAATCTCAACGATTATTATGATGTGAACCTGAAAAAAAACCGGCTGGCGCGCCTGTCCGGGTATCGGGATTTTACATTTATTCTTCTGGATCTTGCGGACCGGCCCAACATGGCCAAGCTGTTTGAGGAAAATGCCTTTGACTGCGTGGTGAATCTGGCGGCCCAGGCAGGGGTGCGGTACAGCCTTAAAAATCCGGCCTCCTATGTGGATTCCAATCTGGTGGGATTTGGCAATATTCTTGAAGGCTGCCGCCATGGCGGGGTCAAGCACCTTGTGTTTGCCTCTTCAAGTTCGGTGTATGGGCTGAACACCCACATGCCTTTTTCGGTTCGCCATAATGTGGATCACCCGGTCAGCCTGTATGCGGCTTCCAAAAAAGCCAATGAGCTCATGGCCCATTCTTACAGTTACCTGTATAATCTGCCGGTAACAGGGTTGCGGTTTTTTACGGTGTACGGTCCCTGGGGCAGGCCCGATATGGCGTTGTTTCTTTTTACCAAAGCCATTTTAGCCGGCGAGCCCATCAAGGTGTTTAACAACGGTGAGATGCAGCGCGATTTTACCTATATTGATGATATTGTAGAAGGGGTAGTCCGGGTGATGCACAATATCCCTGGGCCTGATCCGGCATGGAGCGGTAAAAGCCCGGTTCCTTCACGCTCTTGTGTACCGTACAGGATTTACAATATTGGGAATAACGAACCTGTGCCGTTGATGGATTTTGTCCATGCCATTGAAGATGCCCTGGGCAAAAAAGCAAAAATTGACTATCTGCCCATGCAGGCAGGCGATGTGCCCGCCACCTGGGCTGATGTGGATGATCTTATTGCCGATACCGGGTTTAAGCCTGAAACCTCTGTAAAGCAGGGGATACGGAATTTTGTGGAGTGGTATAAGGAATACTATGCCTGA
- the pepN gene encoding aminopeptidase N, with amino-acid sequence MNEHKKIQLKDYRPFAFIVDHVDLIFDIREDHTRVTSKLKMRKDPAWADETTPLVLNKGKFDIISVVAGDMVLLPGEYKSDDETFTLAATPDVFELEIANILKPDENTALEGLYRSGSILCTQCEAQGFRNITPYSDRPDVMAPFSCTIVADKTRYPILLSNGNPVKSGDLDDNRHFAVWEDPFKKPCYLFALVAGDLAVLEDRFTTSSGRDVALKIYSEKENIALCSHAMTSLKQAMAWDEKRFGREYDLDLYQIVAINDFNAGAMENKGLNIFNAKYVLADPQTATDDDFMGIQGVIAHEYFHNWTGNRITLKNWFQLSLKEGLTVFRDQEFSSDMNSRPVKRIIDVKNLMAAQFPEDSGPMTHPVRPDSYIKMDNFYTMTVYEKGAEVIRMIYQLLGQDLFRQGMDLYFEKFDGMAVTLEDFVGVMETVSGRNLDQFFLWYTQSGTPEISMTRQYNDNTGSLSLTFTQSTSPDRNQSEKKPFHIPVRISLINRAGETVKQEALYELTQETHTFKFENVSADIYPSVFREFTAPVRLSTDFSDQDLAFLMARDTDPFNQWRAAQTLFINEIKNLVTAIRTGRAMTVSSGLIQAFSLALEDRKKDRAFLSKALALPLETEIKDHFEIIDVEAIHQARTFLKQTLAKNLESELKTVYEICRPAPPDDISGAAMADRSLKNLCLAYLGCVPDKGNQALVLKQFENAGNMTDEFAAFKILSHMTPEMRDSACQAFYNKWQARTLVIDKWFSVQAQSRLKDTLDQVKQLTTHKNFTMANPNKVRALIFAFAMNNPIHFHRADGQGYEFVAERILALDKINHQTAARLCACFNLWKRYDENRRILMKRQLETMAGQKTLSKNLYEIVSRALE; translated from the coding sequence ATGAATGAACATAAAAAAATACAGTTAAAAGACTACCGGCCCTTTGCATTCATTGTCGACCATGTTGACCTGATCTTTGACATCCGGGAGGACCACACCCGGGTGACATCCAAACTTAAAATGAGAAAAGATCCGGCTTGGGCAGATGAAACAACGCCTTTGGTACTGAACAAGGGAAAGTTTGACATTATTTCCGTGGTTGCCGGCGACATGGTGCTTTTGCCCGGTGAGTACAAAAGCGACGATGAAACCTTTACCCTTGCAGCCACCCCGGATGTTTTTGAGCTTGAAATCGCGAACATCCTTAAGCCCGATGAAAATACGGCTTTAGAAGGATTATACCGTTCGGGCAGCATTTTATGCACCCAGTGCGAAGCCCAGGGATTCCGCAACATCACGCCCTACTCTGACCGGCCCGATGTGATGGCACCGTTTTCCTGTACTATTGTGGCCGATAAGACCCGCTACCCGATTCTGTTATCCAACGGCAACCCTGTGAAATCCGGAGACCTTGACGACAACCGTCACTTTGCCGTCTGGGAAGATCCCTTTAAAAAGCCCTGTTACCTCTTTGCCCTGGTGGCAGGGGATCTTGCCGTGTTGGAGGACCGGTTCACAACATCATCGGGCAGGGACGTGGCGCTTAAAATCTATTCTGAAAAAGAGAATATCGCCCTTTGCAGCCACGCCATGACATCCCTGAAACAGGCCATGGCATGGGATGAAAAACGATTTGGCCGGGAATATGATCTGGACCTGTACCAGATTGTGGCGATCAACGATTTTAATGCCGGGGCCATGGAAAACAAGGGGTTGAACATATTTAACGCCAAATATGTGCTGGCTGACCCGCAAACAGCCACGGACGACGATTTCATGGGCATTCAGGGCGTTATTGCCCACGAATATTTCCACAACTGGACCGGCAACCGGATCACCCTGAAAAACTGGTTCCAGCTCAGCCTTAAGGAAGGTCTCACTGTTTTCCGGGACCAGGAATTTTCATCAGACATGAACTCACGCCCGGTGAAGCGCATCATTGATGTAAAAAACCTTATGGCGGCACAATTTCCCGAAGACAGCGGCCCCATGACCCACCCGGTACGGCCGGACTCATACATCAAAATGGACAACTTTTATACCATGACCGTGTATGAAAAAGGTGCAGAAGTGATCCGCATGATCTATCAACTGCTAGGTCAGGATCTGTTTAGACAGGGCATGGATCTCTATTTTGAAAAATTTGACGGCATGGCCGTAACCCTTGAGGATTTTGTCGGTGTCATGGAAACGGTGTCCGGCCGCAACCTGGATCAATTTTTCCTGTGGTACACCCAGTCCGGAACACCGGAAATATCCATGACCCGTCAATATAATGATAATACAGGGAGCCTCTCCTTAACCTTTACCCAGTCCACATCCCCGGACAGGAATCAATCCGAAAAAAAACCCTTTCACATACCCGTCCGGATCTCTTTGATCAACAGGGCCGGGGAAACTGTCAAACAAGAGGCGCTGTATGAGCTGACACAGGAAACCCACACCTTTAAATTTGAAAATGTATCTGCTGATATCTACCCTTCCGTATTCAGGGAATTTACCGCGCCTGTCCGTCTGAGCACGGATTTTTCTGATCAAGACCTTGCCTTTCTCATGGCCCGGGATACTGATCCTTTTAATCAATGGCGTGCCGCCCAGACCCTGTTCATCAATGAGATAAAAAATCTGGTGACAGCCATCCGGACCGGCAGGGCCATGACCGTATCTTCCGGTCTTATACAGGCCTTTTCCCTGGCCCTGGAAGACCGGAAAAAAGACAGGGCATTTCTTTCCAAGGCCCTTGCCCTGCCCCTGGAAACAGAAATCAAGGATCATTTTGAGATCATAGATGTAGAGGCCATTCACCAGGCAAGGACCTTTTTGAAACAAACCCTGGCCAAAAACCTGGAATCAGAATTAAAAACCGTATATGAAATCTGCCGGCCCGCACCCCCCGATGATATTTCTGGTGCGGCCATGGCGGACAGAAGCCTTAAAAACCTTTGCCTTGCCTATCTTGGCTGCGTGCCGGACAAAGGAAACCAGGCCCTTGTGCTCAAACAATTTGAAAACGCCGGTAACATGACGGATGAGTTTGCCGCCTTCAAAATTTTAAGCCACATGACTCCGGAAATGCGGGACAGCGCATGTCAGGCGTTTTATAACAAATGGCAGGCCCGGACCCTGGTTATCGACAAATGGTTTTCCGTCCAGGCCCAGTCCAGGCTTAAGGACACGTTAGATCAGGTAAAGCAACTGACAACCCACAAAAATTTTACCATGGCCAACCCCAACAAGGTCCGGGCGCTCATATTTGCCTTTGCCATGAACAATCCCATCCATTTTCACAGGGCTGACGGACAGGGGTATGAATTTGTGGCAGAACGCATTCTGGCGTTGGATAAAATCAACCACCAGACAGCCGCACGGCTTTGCGCATGTTTCAACTTGTGGAAACGGTATGATGAGAACAGACGAATTTTGATGAAAAGGCAACTTGAAACCATGGCAGGACAAAAAACGTTGTCCAAAAATTTATATGAAATCGTATCGCGGGCCTTAGAGTAA
- a CDS encoding tetratricopeptide repeat protein — MSLKKYKEIASKYCVEDLPGALLPGTPISNVLKHLEAEEKVISNIAQNYLIRKGLLALLHYTKNELAFDEFSKVAKQEQFERCRLSEIKALQRQSTQKKQDEIRKQKNEVLQARLRKISKARAKGSRLRQKYELDYFIEKSDYPKLMSILRRIEKGVRLPEVDIIWLNSEGEEYFTQELREGFHRIEADFHAKIFRSKNDPWAAVNASSHYRKCKESENAESLLSMVDVLNLKNAQLQSAIYTTYGGVKRDLGKWSEALSLGEEAHKLTPKDFWPCTLLGAVNMETGNFSAGQLWYEKAVERGYREDSVDNELRAIFMRAETSQKKALRVHLLGIDPKRYSWVNRQSNKNKKFITNQST, encoded by the coding sequence ATGAGTCTGAAAAAATATAAAGAAATTGCAAGTAAGTATTGTGTTGAAGATTTGCCTGGTGCATTGCTTCCAGGAACTCCTATTTCTAATGTGCTTAAACATTTGGAGGCGGAAGAAAAAGTAATATCTAATATCGCTCAAAATTATCTAATCCGCAAAGGGCTTTTGGCGCTTCTCCATTATACAAAGAATGAGCTTGCTTTTGACGAATTTTCAAAAGTTGCAAAACAAGAACAGTTTGAACGGTGTCGTCTTTCTGAAATCAAAGCTCTTCAACGGCAAAGTACACAAAAAAAACAAGATGAGATTCGGAAACAAAAAAATGAAGTACTGCAAGCTCGGCTTAGAAAAATTAGCAAAGCCAGAGCTAAAGGTTCAAGGTTAAGGCAAAAATACGAACTTGATTATTTCATTGAAAAGAGTGACTATCCAAAGCTCATGAGTATTTTGAGACGAATTGAAAAGGGCGTGAGACTGCCTGAAGTTGATATTATTTGGCTAAATTCAGAGGGAGAAGAATACTTTACTCAAGAACTAAGAGAAGGGTTCCACAGAATTGAAGCTGATTTTCATGCTAAAATATTTAGATCGAAGAATGACCCTTGGGCGGCAGTTAATGCAAGTAGTCACTACCGAAAATGCAAAGAATCAGAAAATGCGGAATCATTACTCAGCATGGTAGATGTGCTGAATTTAAAAAATGCTCAACTGCAATCAGCAATATATACAACTTATGGTGGAGTAAAGCGAGACTTGGGAAAATGGAGTGAAGCACTTAGTTTGGGCGAAGAGGCTCACAAATTGACCCCCAAAGACTTCTGGCCATGCACTTTGCTGGGTGCAGTGAACATGGAAACAGGCAATTTCAGTGCGGGACAATTATGGTATGAAAAAGCTGTAGAGAGAGGCTATAGAGAAGATTCCGTAGATAATGAATTGCGAGCTATTTTTATGCGTGCTGAAACATCTCAAAAAAAGGCTTTGCGGGTTCATTTACTAGGAATAGATCCCAAGCGATATAGTTGGGTAAACAGACAATCAAATAAAAACAAAAAGTTTATAACAAATCAGTCAACCTGA
- a CDS encoding UDP-glucose dehydrogenase family protein, whose product MKLTIIGTGYVGLVTGACFSEMGSHVTCVDIDKEKIDNLKKGILPIYEPGLESIVLNNYKEGTLNFTTSLAQAAKDCNVFFIAVGTPPGQDGSADLQYVLQVARQIGSVIEDYAVIVDKSTVPVGTADKVRAQVSKELEARGAAIEFDVVSNPEFLKEGAAVNDFLKPDRIIVGADSHRAAKLMRRLYAPFSRNRDKMLFMNVKDAEMTKYAANSMLATKISFMNEIANLCERLGVDVENVRKGIGSDSRIGYSFIYPGCGYGGSCFPKDVKALVKTAKDAGFVPTLLDAVEERNNLQKQVLGNKVINRFGQDLTGRTFGIWGLAFKPGTDDMREASSRVLIKALLDAGARVNVYDPVAMDQARKEIPAQEQEKICFAQDQYSALDTADACILVTEWKAFRQPDFKKMASLMKERVIFDGRNQYDPDEIKEAGFEYHGIGRELG is encoded by the coding sequence ATGAAATTAACAATTATCGGAACCGGATATGTAGGCCTTGTCACAGGTGCATGTTTTTCTGAAATGGGAAGTCATGTCACTTGTGTGGATATTGACAAAGAAAAAATAGATAACTTGAAAAAAGGGATTCTTCCCATTTATGAACCGGGACTTGAGTCGATAGTCCTTAATAATTATAAGGAAGGCACGCTGAATTTTACCACCTCTCTGGCCCAGGCCGCAAAGGATTGCAATGTGTTTTTCATTGCCGTGGGCACGCCGCCGGGGCAGGATGGCTCTGCTGATCTGCAGTATGTGCTGCAAGTGGCGCGCCAGATCGGATCGGTTATTGAAGATTACGCCGTGATTGTGGATAAATCCACGGTACCCGTGGGAACGGCAGACAAGGTCAGGGCACAGGTCAGCAAAGAACTTGAGGCCCGGGGTGCAGCCATTGAATTTGACGTGGTATCCAATCCCGAGTTTCTTAAAGAAGGGGCGGCTGTTAATGATTTCCTCAAGCCGGACCGGATTATTGTGGGCGCAGATTCCCATCGGGCTGCAAAGTTAATGCGCAGGCTGTACGCACCTTTTTCAAGAAACCGGGACAAAATGTTGTTCATGAATGTCAAAGATGCTGAAATGACGAAATATGCGGCCAACTCCATGCTGGCCACAAAGATTTCATTCATGAATGAGATTGCCAATCTGTGCGAACGGTTGGGCGTGGATGTGGAGAACGTGCGCAAGGGGATCGGTTCAGATTCGCGTATCGGGTATTCATTTATTTACCCGGGCTGCGGATATGGCGGATCATGTTTTCCCAAGGATGTCAAAGCCCTTGTGAAAACCGCTAAGGATGCAGGATTTGTTCCCACGCTTCTGGATGCGGTGGAGGAAAGAAACAATCTTCAAAAACAGGTGCTGGGAAACAAGGTGATTAATAGATTCGGACAGGATTTGACCGGGCGCACATTCGGCATTTGGGGGCTGGCCTTTAAACCCGGCACCGATGATATGCGCGAAGCCTCGTCCCGTGTATTGATTAAAGCCCTTTTGGATGCGGGTGCCCGGGTTAATGTTTATGACCCCGTGGCCATGGATCAGGCCCGAAAGGAGATCCCGGCACAGGAGCAGGAGAAGATCTGTTTTGCCCAAGATCAGTATTCAGCCCTGGACACCGCGGATGCATGTATTCTGGTTACGGAGTGGAAGGCCTTCAGGCAGCCGGATTTTAAAAAGATGGCATCCCTGATGAAAGAACGGGTGATTTTTGACGGTAGAAACCAGTATGACCCTGACGAAATCAAAGAAGCCGGTTTTGAATATCACGGAATAGGACGGGAGCTGGGATAG
- the elbB gene encoding isoprenoid biosynthesis glyoxalase ElbB: protein MSKKVGVLLAGCGVYDGSEIHEAVLTMLYLDQADADIICMAPNMEQYHVIDHLSGTEASEKRNVLVESARIARGKIKDLKEVQASDMDALIIPGGFGAAKNLSDFAINNIKAKVHPEVQRIITDMINGKKPVGAICIAPATLTKAIADKHPEVTIGNDLGTADAIEKMGGKHVACAVDQIHVDRKRKIVTTPAYMLGPNIKNVAMGIEKLVTEVLAMI, encoded by the coding sequence ATGAGTAAAAAAGTTGGCGTATTATTAGCAGGGTGTGGCGTATACGACGGCTCTGAAATTCATGAAGCTGTGTTGACAATGCTCTATTTGGATCAAGCCGATGCAGATATTATTTGTATGGCACCGAACATGGAACAATATCATGTCATTGATCATTTATCAGGGACGGAAGCATCCGAAAAAAGAAATGTGTTGGTAGAATCTGCACGGATAGCCCGGGGAAAGATTAAGGACTTAAAAGAGGTTCAAGCAAGCGATATGGATGCCCTCATCATACCAGGTGGTTTTGGTGCTGCCAAAAATTTAAGTGATTTTGCAATTAATAATATTAAGGCTAAGGTTCACCCGGAAGTTCAGCGAATTATAACGGATATGATTAATGGCAAAAAGCCTGTCGGCGCCATTTGTATTGCTCCGGCAACGTTAACGAAGGCAATTGCCGACAAACATCCTGAAGTCACCATTGGAAATGATCTGGGAACCGCAGACGCGATCGAGAAAATGGGCGGCAAACATGTGGCATGCGCTGTTGATCAGATACATGTAGACCGGAAGAGAAAAATTGTAACAACGCCGGCATATATGCTTGGGCCAAATATTAAAAATGTTGCCATGGGAATTGAAAAATTAGTCACTGAGGTCTTGGCCATGATATAA
- a CDS encoding 2-oxoacid:acceptor oxidoreductase subunit alpha, with product MKTDVTLKIAGAAGEGIQTIGDLLSEVCHHSGLFTFSVDDFESRVRGGHNFNLLRISDKEVAAPGNRLDILVCINKDAYDLHKHELRSGGIVIVNADKAGTEDKTRFDIPLKKLAEEAGGKITANTVAAGAVLSMLGTPFSLLADILTKRFAAKGDKIVSLNIAAAQKGFDAAKGLRVDTGFTWEAKKINNVILSGAKAAALGALAADCRFFPFYPMSPSTGVITNVVSYTKKLPVVVEQAEDEIAAVIMAIGASFAGVRAMTATSGGGFCLMTEGLGLAAMTETPLVILNAQRPGPATGLPTRTGQADLLFSIHASQDDFPRFVFAPGTPVETYETMKRAFHLSEKYQVPAIVLLDQFLADFRMTEVNTLTVDPEIERFYAQNNSGDDDNPYLRYAPAQDGVSPQRLPCSGPGLVRITGNEHDPEGHISENAANRIAMTQKRAAKLPAMIKEMAPPILVNPTAPVFLVGWGSTKGNILEAVERLNAQGIEVGAAVFKDMWPMDRQVVEKALTGKQLIMVEQNASGQLGRLLAQEAGICAFDTILKYDGRPFFPDYIVQKAKELVK from the coding sequence ATGAAAACTGATGTAACACTAAAAATTGCAGGAGCGGCGGGAGAGGGTATCCAAACCATTGGCGATCTGCTTTCCGAAGTGTGTCACCACAGTGGTTTGTTCACCTTCTCAGTAGATGATTTTGAATCAAGAGTCCGGGGGGGGCACAATTTTAATCTGCTGCGGATCAGCGACAAGGAAGTGGCTGCCCCCGGCAACAGGCTTGATATCCTTGTCTGCATAAACAAGGATGCCTATGACTTACATAAACACGAGTTACGTTCCGGCGGGATTGTCATTGTCAATGCAGATAAAGCCGGAACAGAAGACAAGACACGTTTTGACATCCCCTTGAAAAAACTGGCAGAAGAGGCCGGGGGAAAAATCACGGCCAATACTGTGGCCGCAGGTGCCGTGCTTTCTATGCTCGGTACCCCTTTCAGTCTGCTGGCTGACATTTTGACAAAGCGATTTGCCGCCAAGGGCGATAAAATCGTGTCGCTGAATATTGCCGCGGCCCAAAAAGGCTTTGATGCAGCCAAAGGCTTAAGAGTGGACACCGGGTTTACATGGGAGGCGAAAAAGATCAATAATGTTATTCTCAGCGGGGCCAAGGCCGCAGCTTTGGGCGCCCTGGCTGCCGACTGCCGGTTTTTTCCCTTTTACCCCATGAGTCCGTCCACAGGTGTGATCACCAATGTGGTTTCCTATACTAAAAAGCTTCCCGTTGTTGTTGAGCAGGCAGAAGATGAGATTGCCGCTGTAATCATGGCCATCGGTGCCTCCTTTGCCGGTGTCCGCGCCATGACCGCAACTTCGGGCGGCGGTTTTTGTCTCATGACCGAAGGGTTGGGGCTTGCCGCGATGACGGAAACGCCGCTGGTGATCCTCAATGCCCAGCGTCCCGGGCCTGCCACAGGGCTTCCCACCCGGACCGGCCAGGCAGATCTGCTTTTTTCCATCCACGCATCCCAGGATGATTTTCCACGGTTTGTTTTTGCGCCGGGCACACCTGTTGAGACCTATGAGACCATGAAGCGGGCTTTTCATCTGTCTGAAAAATACCAGGTCCCTGCCATTGTATTGCTTGACCAGTTCCTGGCCGATTTCAGGATGACAGAGGTCAATACGCTCACGGTAGATCCTGAAATTGAACGCTTTTATGCGCAAAATAACTCCGGCGATGACGATAATCCCTATTTGAGGTATGCACCGGCACAAGACGGCGTTTCCCCGCAGAGACTTCCCTGTTCCGGTCCGGGGCTTGTCCGGATCACGGGTAATGAACATGACCCCGAAGGGCATATCAGTGAAAATGCCGCAAACAGAATTGCCATGACTCAGAAGCGTGCTGCAAAGTTGCCGGCCATGATTAAAGAGATGGCGCCTCCGATTCTGGTGAACCCCACGGCCCCGGTTTTTCTTGTGGGGTGGGGATCAACAAAAGGAAATATTCTGGAAGCTGTTGAAAGACTGAACGCACAAGGCATAGAGGTGGGGGCTGCGGTATTCAAGGACATGTGGCCCATGGACCGGCAGGTCGTCGAAAAAGCGTTGACCGGCAAGCAGCTGATCATGGTGGAACAAAATGCGTCCGGCCAGTTGGGCCGCCTGCTTGCCCAGGAGGCAGGCATCTGTGCCTTTGACACCATTCTCAAATATGACGGCAGACCTTTTTTCCCGGACTATATTGTTCAAAAGGCAAAGGAGCTTGTGAAATAA
- a CDS encoding alpha-hydroxy-acid oxidizing protein — protein sequence MTIWQCTMCFTTMDQEEVPGQCSSCGADNRVILDKETVPETLEAVRDRARKNLKGFCAAYPACDGNFDKICQKEAYGKPIGFGGAGAGFSFRGNVAALEALCLKLRVVGEHTEPETSCTFLGTKLDFPVMGASTAGAERYGNAISEEDFCRATIRGCNDAGTMAWRGDTFFYTPEDNPALRAIKREGLPAVPIFKPRAQDVLKRLIRMAEELGCPAVGVDLDGCGSTIMARHNQPVFRKSVKDIKELVQASSLPFIAKGIMTVEDAVSCADAGVRVVSVSNHGGRVLDATPGTAEVLPDIARQLKGQVIITADGGVRTGYDVLKMLALGADFVLLGRDIIRAAVGAGSLGVRIHMEHIQKILKKAMFMTGVTTVSDIDSSILC from the coding sequence ATGACGATCTGGCAATGCACCATGTGCTTTACGACTATGGACCAGGAAGAAGTCCCCGGACAGTGCAGTTCTTGCGGGGCGGACAACCGCGTTATTCTTGACAAGGAAACCGTTCCCGAAACCCTTGAAGCGGTCCGGGACAGGGCAAGAAAGAATCTTAAAGGGTTTTGTGCCGCTTACCCCGCCTGTGACGGTAACTTTGATAAAATCTGCCAGAAAGAGGCCTATGGCAAACCCATTGGATTCGGCGGTGCCGGGGCGGGATTCTCCTTTCGGGGAAATGTTGCAGCCCTTGAGGCTCTGTGTCTGAAATTACGGGTGGTGGGGGAACATACCGAACCTGAGACCTCCTGCACATTTTTAGGCACAAAACTTGATTTTCCGGTCATGGGCGCCTCCACGGCAGGTGCCGAGCGCTACGGCAATGCCATCAGTGAAGAAGATTTCTGCAGGGCCACGATCCGGGGCTGTAACGATGCCGGCACCATGGCCTGGCGGGGAGACACCTTTTTTTATACCCCCGAGGATAACCCCGCACTTCGAGCCATAAAAAGAGAAGGCCTGCCGGCCGTCCCTATCTTCAAACCCAGGGCCCAGGATGTGCTCAAGCGGCTTATCCGCATGGCCGAAGAACTGGGGTGTCCTGCTGTGGGCGTGGATCTTGACGGATGCGGCTCCACCATTATGGCCCGGCATAATCAGCCGGTATTTCGCAAGAGCGTGAAGGATATCAAAGAACTGGTTCAGGCCTCGTCTCTGCCCTTTATTGCCAAAGGAATTATGACGGTGGAGGATGCCGTAAGCTGTGCTGATGCCGGTGTCAGGGTGGTCAGTGTCTCAAATCACGGCGGCCGGGTTCTTGATGCAACGCCGGGGACGGCAGAAGTCTTGCCTGATATTGCCAGACAGCTTAAAGGCCAGGTCATCATCACTGCAGACGGTGGGGTCAGGACCGGCTATGACGTGCTTAAAATGCTGGCACTGGGTGCGGACTTTGTTCTGCTGGGCAGGGATATCATCCGGGCGGCCGTGGGTGCAGGTTCCCTGGGTGTTAGAATACACATGGAACATATTCAAAAAATATTGAAAAAAGCCATGTTTATGACCGGGGTCACCACCGTCTCAGATATTGATTCATCCATATTGTGCTAA